The genomic region taGGGCCTCTCCCTGCCCTTCCCTGGCTTCCTGAGCCCCACCCCGCTACGACGGTCAGTTTCAGAATTTTGGAAGACCTCCCCATCAAGCTGTCCAACTAACAGATGGGCGACACCAGCTCCTGGCCCACTCGGGGTTGGACTAGAGAGCTGAAAGGCTGCGCCATGTGCAGCCAGGACCCCTTCCCCCCCTGCAGCCAGCCCTCTCCCTGCCTAcctcttctttcttctgctgGTCTGACTTCTCCTCCAGGTAGACTGAGGAGGGGGCCCGCCGGGCAGGGGCTTCACGGGGGGCCTGGCTCACTGGGGCGGGACCAGGGACAAGCATCAGGCAGGAGAGAGGCCCCTTGGGACCAGGCTtcctggttcaacccctgggttccAGCCCGTAGGATTCCGTGGCACAGAATCCAGAGGTGGCACTTACAGCTACTCAACCCTCGGTTCACGTGGCCTGCCCTCGGCACCAggctgtgtgcatgtgctcatgcatatgtggggtggggggcttctgACAGAAACACAGACCCTGGGCCCTACCCTCTAGGGGCTCAGAGACCAAGTCCAAAGTATAACCACCTGTCCCCAGGAACGCTAGAGCTTCCTGAGTGCCAGCAGGGGTGGAGGGTCAGACTTGGACCTTCTGCCCCTTTCTCCAACCCCCACCTGCTTCCCTtcgtcctcccctcccccatcgcCCAGGCCCTCTTCCTACCTGGGGTCATGCCGGGGGGCTGCAGGCTGAGAAGCCGAGGCGTCCCATTAGCACCTCCCAGCCAGGCCTCAGCACTGAGTGCCGGCTCCCAGCTCACGGCGGTGTCGGGGAACACGTCGTCCTGGAAGAATTCTTTCTGCAGCGACAGAGGAAGGGGATGCTCTGAGGCACTGAGCAGAGGCCCAGAGCACACAGGCCTCCACTGGGCAGGCGGGCATGGCGAGACCCAGGACCCCAATCTGAGGTTTCTACGGGGCTCAGAATGTCAGCAGAGTAAGGCGCGCAGATGCCCCACAGAGCAGTGGGTGGGGCAGTCTGGTGACAAGACCAGCCAGGCCCCAAAGCCCCTAACAGGGGCCGGGGAGGGCTGGGCGTTACCATGCTGCATCCCCAACTCACCCTGACTCGGGGCAGCCGGAAGGCGACAGGCTCCAGGGAGGTCTGGCGAAGTCGCAGGCATCGGGCGAACTCCACCTCCCGCACGTCACACTCTGTCTTAGGCAGGAGGATGAATCCCTGGGGTGGCAGGGGAGTgtgagaaagtcactcagtcgtgtccgactctttgcgaccccatggactgtagagttcatggaattctccagtccagaatactggagtgggtagcctttccgtctccaggggatctttccaacccagggattgaacccaggtctcccacactgcaggcagattgattaccagctgagccacagctgACGCTAGAGTCCAGAGTTCGCTGACACGCGGACCCCCAGCACCCCTCACTTAGGACCTCCAGGAGAAGGCCTAGCCCTGGATGGTGGTGTAATGTTTAAAAACTAGCTCTTGGGAGGAACAATGTCCTGGTTTGTAGCATTTGCCTAGTTCTATGGTGTAAAAACTGCCCGCCTGGCCAACTTCACGCCAACAATGTGACTGGGGGAATGCAGATACAGGAAGAGAAGTGCTGTAACAGCTCGTGGTAGATCCCTGGCAGACAAGGGCCCACAGATTAAGTAACCTCGACAGCACAAATAACAGTGAAGTCAAATAAAATAACTGCAAAGTGATAAATTAAGTATCTATTGCCTTGGTCTTTAATGCAACTTATTTGTGGGTTCATAAAACTTAACCTTACGTAGTTTAATTTTCAGTAATGGGTGAGTTTAACAACCAGGTCCTGAGGCTGCCGGGCACACCCTGCCAGCCGGTGCCCGGCGACCCGCGGGTCCCATGGGCCTGTGCAGTTTGCCCACAAGGCCACTAGAGGGCGGAGAGCCCGCGGTCCTACCTGGGGACGACCCGGAGTCCGCGCGCCGGCTCACCTTGTGGGGATCGGGCGATGTGAAGCTGTTGCACTCCAGGAAGAAGGGGGCCTCGGGGAGCAGCTCGTACAGGAACACACGGGTATCGCCCTAGGGGTATGGCAGCAGTGAAGCGGCTAGCTTCAGGTGCCTTTCCCCCCATACCTGCCCAAAGCCCCCGCCTGTGCGCCCCGGCCCACCTTGCCGGTGAGCAGCACCAGGCCGGTGTCTGGGTCATAGCTGGGCAGCAGGGTTGAGGGAGCCACGTCCAGCCCGAGCACTGCGGAGGGGCCACCAGCCAGGGCCTTGGCTGAGTACAGGAGGAGCTGGCGCTCGCTTCGGCTGCAAGGGAACAGAAGCAGGTCCTCAGAGCAGGAGGGGCCTGGGGCAGGCATGATAAGGACTCCACAGCATGTCTGGGCTTTTTTCCCCAACATCCTGCTCTAGGGCCCTTGCTCCAGCCAGGCTGACACCCTCTGGGCCGTTCCAGCCAGAGTCCACTGCCCTCTCCTCCGGATCTGTGGTTACCGGTTCCTTTGTGACCCAGGTCAGAGATACCTCTCTTAGGAGGGCCCCCACCCGCCGATCTTCCCCCCAGAGCACAAAATGCCCCTCCCCTGGACCTCTCCAGGAggcttgtttctgttttgtggtcCCCACCAGGAATGGGCTCCTCGCACCTGGGACAGATCTCATCCTTCTGGGCCCCCAGTTGAttcctccccatctctctccctctcatccACAcgtccattcacccatccatccaccccaccatccatccaaccatccatctatccatctacccatccatctatccatctacccatccatccactcaaccatccatccactcaaccatccatccatccacctacccatccatccatccatccacccacccacccacccacccatccattcatcctcccaaccatccatccatccatccacctacctatccatccatccatccatccatccatccacccaaccATCTATCTACCCCACCATCCATCCACTGACCTAcctatccatccaaccatccatctatctatccacccaaccacccatctatccatccatccacccaaccATCTATTCATCCTCCCaaccatccattcacccatccatctatccatctatccatccatccatccatccatccatccatccacccaactATCCATCCAGTAAGTGAGGGTGGGGACAGCTTCTGCACACCTAACAGGTGTATGTGTATCTTGGGGACGGGGCACGGTGGATGCTGAGGTCTGGGGATGGGAATGGTGATCCCAGAGTCCTCACCTGTCAAAGCCTGACACCAAGAGATAGTGACCGTCACACACCCACACAACGCGGGCTCCACGGGCCCCCTCGGGCCCTGGGCCTTCCTGTTAGGATACAGCATATGAGGCCCAGCCGGGACCCCCACGGGGTCTGAGGGCTGCCCCCAGCCCATCCTGCTCACCTGCAGGGGCTCAGGGCTACCCCGGGGCTCGTAGATCCGCAAGCGCCCGTCTTTGCAGACAGTGGCCAGCTGCTGCCCATCGGGGCTCCAGGCCAGGCCAAAGATCTGGGGGCAGGTGGAAAGGTTGAGAAGCAGCCTCTTGCCCCATGGCTGGGCACCTGCCCTCCAGAACTATCCTACCTGATCCCGGTGGCCCTGTAGCCTCAGCCGCTCGGCTCCAACCTTGAGGTCCCAAATCCGAACAGTGAGGTCGTAGGAGGAGGAGGCCAGTACGTCGGCCGCCAGAGGGTGGAAGCGCAGAGAATAGATCTTCTCCGTGTGGCCTGGGGTTGAGGTGTGGGGTGACACTGAGCCCCCCGGGAGCCTctacccaccccccagcccccacccaggccCCCCTCACCTGTGAGTACAGCCTCAGGCATAGTGAGCACCTCCTGCAGGCCATCAGGGGGCACCCGCCACAGCCGGATCCTGGCGTCCTCCCCGGCTGCGGGGTGAGCAGGCTCGTCACTGCTGGCCCAAGGCCCCCAGGCTTCCCTTGAGCCCATCTGGGGCCCCGGGACCCTCCCTCAAGCCCAGCACCCAGCCCAGCCTCTTTACCCACGGCGAGGCGGTGGGGGTCAAAGGGGTCCCAGGCCAGATCGGTCACAGCCACCCCATTCTGCAGCGTGGGCAGTGCAGTGTCGGGCAGACGGCCAGGCTTCCGCAGCTGTGGGAGGTGCCCCCACCCCGAGGCCCATCAGTAACAGGCAGGAGAGCCCAGTCCCAGTGGCTGCAGGGCAAGTGGCACGTCTGGGCCTTACTGTCTGCAGCCGACGACCCCCCAGGGTGATGCCCAAGCTCTCTGCTCAGCCACCTTGTGCTCTGAGCCCCAAGTGCAGACCGTGAGGCCCCCAGGAAGTGAGGGGGCGGCTGGAGTGGTGGGAGGAGCTCAGGCTCGGGgctcagggggcctgggtttgattcccagctCCACACTTACACGGcatgtgaccccatgggtcaCTTATCTTCTCTGTGCCTCATCACTCTCATCTGTAAGACGAGGATAAGAATGGCACCCCCAGCATGGGATACTGGGCGGGGTGCCTGGCACACGGTTTGAGCCTAGAGAAGGTGAGCTGGCGTGGGCACTCAACGCCTTCAGCATCCTGCAGGGGGACATGGGGACTGAGTGGGGGGGCTGGCCCTCACCTCCAGCACGGCCACCTGCCCCCCGCTGCTGAGCAGGGGCACAGCCACACGCAGCTGGTTGGCGCAGAAGCCGTCGCTCTCGCCGGGCGTCGTGAGGTTGAGCCCCTTGAGGTTGGTGATGTGGCTGTCTCGGTGCAGGACGCTGCCCTGAGCGTGCCGGAACTTGGAACTGGGGCCTGGGTGCAGGGGGCAGCAGGGACATGGAGCCACGTGAGGTGAGGGTCCCTGGCCTGCCCACCCTGGGAAGTCCTGCAGGGGCGCCTGGGCAAGCCCTGAATCTGGGCCTCCTGCTCCCCTCGGCAAAGGACCCCAGCCTCTGCTGGTCTGGCCAACACAACTGCCCAGATCTCAGAAAGTACAGGCCATCGAGACTCACTTCACCCCACAAGGAAGTAACTGGTACTGGAAGGGAGTCAGGACTGGGGTGCAGAGGagggtggctggggtgggggatagCCCAGGGCGCCCGTGCTAGGGGCTCACGCTCACCCAGCAGGCTCTGCAGGGACCGCTGGCTGGGGCTGGTGCCGATGCCGCTGGTGCTGGTGAGCGAGGGCCCCAGGCTGGAGGGCGTGGAGGGCGAGGTCAGAGAGCTGGGTGTGGAGGAGAAGCCCTCCTAGGGGAGAAGCATCCGGTCAGCCAGCGGGCCCCCTGTGGGTGGGTGGTCGGCCAGGGTCTGGGGTCATCACCCTGGGACACTGGGGTGGGCGGGAATCCCCACTGCAGGATGTGGGGTTGGGGACGCAATCACTGGTGGGGCAGGGGGTAACACGGGGGTGAGCCGAGCTTTAGCGCACGGGGCAGCGGGTGGCAGCTGCCGGCTCCTGACTTTGTGGAAAAGCGGGCCCGGAGTGGTCAGGATTGTTCAAGAGAGGCtagaaatttagattttttttgtgtgtgtgaaagtctcACTTCCTAGGCGTTTTGCACGATTTTGAAAACGCTGGGGTTCTTCACTTCTGCTTCTCGAGTTTCTCACACCTGTGGGGCAGGCCACACGCTGCGGCCCGCCtggacccctgccccctgccccctgctgaTACTCACGCTGGGGTCTGCGTCACCCACAGGCGTCCCCGCGGGCTGGGCCGTGGCAGGGGTGAGCTCTGCAGGGGGTGCCAGGCAGGAAGTGAAGCTGGGGTGGGCCCGGCGGGCGGGGTGCAGGCTGACCCTCTGCACCTGTGGGGAGAAGTCCACAGTGGAGGCAGAAGAGGCAGGGCCCCAGGGAGTGGGGGGACACTGGGCCGCTGAATGCCAGTCACGGCTGGAGGGGCTGTCAGCCAGGTCCCGGCCTTACCTGCTGGTCGCTCCCCGCCCACCAGGCATGGGGGTCAGAGGCGGGCACACAGCCTGCGGTGTCCGGGAACAGGTCTTCGTGGAACTCCACGGTCTGGCGGCAGACAGGGGCAGGCTGGTGAGCTCGAggtcccccaccccaggccctccCGGCCCCTCCCGCAGGACCCCTCACCTTGCGGGGTACGTGGTAGCTGATGGGCACGATGGCCGTGTCGCTCAGCTGCAGGACTCGCAGCACCTCGCAGCCCATGACGGCCAGCGCCCGCCGGGGCACGAGGGCCGCCCCCCGCAGTGCACTCTCCAGGAGGCACTGGGTCACTGGTGGGGACATGGCGGGCGGAGGACTGTCAGGGCAGGCCGGGGAAGGGGGTGATGGTGCAGGGTGGGGGAGGCAAGCAGAGCTTACCCGGGCTCAGTGCTGGCTGCTGGGGGGCCGCCTCATAGCAGTAGAGCTGGTTCTCTCCCTGTAACGAAGCCCACCCACGTGCCATGCTGACCGTGCTGGCGGTCTGGGCTGCCTGGCTCCACTCTGGCGGCCCCATCCCTCCCCGAGGACTGAGTCACAGCACCACCATGGCAGACGCCTACTAAGTGCCAAGCCAAGCTGGGGTGCCACCCCCCGGCGATCAGTATCACAAGTGCCTGCTGGGTATTCGTCTGCTCCATTCCCAGCCTCGTCCTTGGGCAGCTCACACTCTAGGCTGTGACCCTGACTGTGTGCCCGCAGCCCCTGGCAGGGGCTGGAGCCCAGGCAGCACTGTCCCAGCTCCCCCTCCGTGTGGGGGTGGTGAGCATCCTACATCTCTACTTTGCCAGTCAGGACCAGCTCTGGCCTGACGTGGGTGGGTTCTCCTCACCTTTCCTGCCAGGACCAGCAGCCCCGAGTCTGGGTCCAGCAGGGGCACCAGAGACCTGGGGGAGGGAGACAGCAGGTTGTGGGGATGCAGCCAAGTCCCCATGACCAAGGGGCGGCAGCAGGGCTGAGTGTCACAACCCTAGATAGGGGCTCAGGCCAAAGTCAACCGTGGCCCAGAGGGGTGCAGTGGCGTCCACGCTGGTGTCCGGGGaccctccacccacccactctCCCCGTGCTCCCGACATGCCCCCGCTTCCCAGCCTTTCTTTTCTGGGGTCCATCtgcccagggcttccctagtggctcagtaaagaacccatctgtaaggcaggagaccagagttcgacccctgggtgggaaggaaatggcaacccacttcagtattcttggctggagaaatccatgggcagatgagcctggtgtgttgcagtccacggggtcacggaGTCGGACcctgctgagtgactaacaccattTCCATCTGCCCAGCTGCTTCCTCCCAGgactgtgccaggccctggcacAAGGGAGCTGCTCCCCCCCGTTTCTGTACCTCAGCCCTGATCTCCTCCCAAGCTCAGTAGTGCCAGgaaaccaccccaccccccaccaacccccaaTGTAGGTTTTGTCTGTAGTCTCACTCCAACAGCCTAGACACCAGTCCAGGGAAGGTGGGGGGTGGTTGGAACCGAGGACtgcctccatccctccatccctacCCAGTACAGCCCGGACCGCACTAGGGCTTGGGGCTGTAGCCTTGGTCACCCGGCTCCTGGGCCTCGATGGCCTCGTAGAGGCCCAGCACCCGCCTCAGCAGCACTTCTGAGCCCCTGTGCCCGAGCCTGAGCCAGGGGCCGAGGGCAAGGGCTCCTTCCTGCCCTGCTTCCCGGCCTCTGTGCTCTCCATCCCCCCATTCCCCAGGTGGGCCCTGGGgcagggcagaggctggggtCAGAGGGGCCAGGCTGGAAGCCCCTGGCGTCCCTGCCGCTCTCGGCCAATGGCCTGTCACGGCCCAGGGGTTTACTCCCCTTTCTCCCCTGGGCCCTGCAGGGCccccggcagcccaccagccctgTGAGTGCTGCCTTCCAGGCCCTGAGTTGGGGGGAGGAAGGCGGGGAGACACCCAGGAGCACTCGGACAGGCGGCTTCATCTGTTTCCTGCTCCTGGTCTGGTGTCACGTCCCTGGGGACCCCCGGGCCTGGGCCCCCACCTCGACACGGACACACTCATCCTCAGATGCAACCCCGCCGCCCTCGTGGTGGTCCCAGCGGTCAGAGGTCGCCCAGCTGTGGCAGCTGCCTTCGGCCCTCACCCAGGCAACAAAGGGCCCAGCCTACCCGGTCCCCTGCCAGCCAGCTGCCCACCCGCCCCCGCCCTCACTGGAAGGGAGCCAGGGAGGACTGGGAAGCTGGGTGGGGCCCTGGGTGTCTCCAACAGCTTCCTTGAGCGCCTGGGGCCGGTCACCTGTGAGCGACACAGCGTCTAATTACCTCGGGCTCTGCAGGGTGAACTGGGCTCAGAACTGCCATTCCTGGCCTGATCTGACCACTGCCCGCTGTtaggggggagggggagcaggggaACAAAGTGGTCGTGTGATCTCCGACGTCTCCTGCCCTAACACCAGCTCCAGTGGGGGCAGAGGCAGGTCCCTTTGGCAGCTCTAACTGGACTTTCACTCACGTCATTCATTCCTGGTTGAGCTGGTTGGTGCCCAGACCTTAGCTGGGCTGTCAGCTGTGACCAAAGGTGAGTGTAACAGGCCCCCACCTCTGTCCTCAAAAGCTCACAGCCTGGGTGATAGGCAGATACAATTCCACAGGCAAACACATGAAGGAAGGGTTTTCTGAGGACACATGGCAAGAGGGCACAAGGGCCTGACTCCGGCTGGCTACAGAGGAGGGGGTGTTTCGTATGACCCAAAGGTTAAGGAGGGAGTTCCAGGCAGGAAGGGAACTTCACACGTGCGAAGGCCCTGTGGCAGGCAGGTG from Bos javanicus breed banteng chromosome 25, ARS-OSU_banteng_1.0, whole genome shotgun sequence harbors:
- the CORO7 gene encoding coronin-7 isoform X2; the protein is MNRFKVSKFRHTEARQPRREAWIGDIRAGAAPSCGNHIKASCSLIAFNSDHPGVLGIVPLESQGEDKRQVTHLGCHSDLVTDLDFSPFDDFLLATASADRTVKLWRLPLSGQALPSGPGLLLGPEDAQVEVLQFHPTADGVLLSAAGRIAKVWDATKQQPLTELATHGDLVQGAAWSRDGALLGTTCKDKQLRIFDPRAKPEAAQSTPAHENSRDGRLVWTGTQEYLVSTGFNQMREREVKLWDTRLFSAALTSLTLDTSPRSLVPLLDPDSGLLVLAGKGENQLYCYEAAPQQPALSPVTQCLLESALRGAALVPRRALAVMGCEVLRVLQLSDTAIVPISYHVPRKTVEFHEDLFPDTAGCVPASDPHAWWAGSDQQVQRVSLHPARRAHPSFTSCLAPPAELTPATAQPAGTPVGDADPSEGFSSTPSSLTSPSTPSSLGPSLTSTSGIGTSPSQRSLQSLLGPSSKFRHAQGSVLHRDSHITNLKGLNLTTPGESDGFCANQLRVAVPLLSSGGQVAVLELRKPGRLPDTALPTLQNGVAVTDLAWDPFDPHRLAVAGEDARIRLWRVPPDGLQEVLTMPEAVLTGHTEKIYSLRFHPLAADVLASSSYDLTVRIWDLKVGAERLRLQGHRDQIFGLAWSPDGQQLATVCKDGRLRIYEPRGSPEPLQEGPGPEGARGARVVWVCDGHYLLVSGFDSRSERQLLLYSAKALAGGPSAVLGLDVAPSTLLPSYDPDTGLVLLTGKGDTRVFLYELLPEAPFFLECNSFTSPDPHKGFILLPKTECDVREVEFARCLRLRQTSLEPVAFRLPRVRKEFFQDDVFPDTAVSWEPALSAEAWLGGANGTPRLLSLQPPGMTPVSQAPREAPARRAPSSVYLEEKSDQQKKEELLSAMVAKLGNREDPLPQDSFEGVDEDEWD
- the CORO7 gene encoding coronin-7 isoform X3 — translated: MDKQLRIFDPRAKPEAAQSTPAHENSRDGRLVWTGTQEYLVSTGFNQMREREVKLWDTRLFSAALTSLTLDTSPRVWRTWCHTSYCPGPPTQADSLDPQVPVCSCRRPGEKLWGLIPLGEDRKLRRLLSHPPAPACLSPLGPCQQLGPYWTSWPAEPTDPTRRSLVPLLDPDSGLLVLAGKGENQLYCYEAAPQQPALSPVTQCLLESALRGAALVPRRALAVMGCEVLRVLQLSDTAIVPISYHVPRKTVEFHEDLFPDTAGCVPASDPHAWWAGSDQQVQRVSLHPARRAHPSFTSCLAPPAELTPATAQPAGTPVGDADPSEGFSSTPSSLTSPSTPSSLGPSLTSTSGIGTSPSQRSLQSLLGPSSKFRHAQGSVLHRDSHITNLKGLNLTTPGESDGFCANQLRVAVPLLSSGGQVAVLELRKPGRLPDTALPTLQNGVAVTDLAWDPFDPHRLAVAGEDARIRLWRVPPDGLQEVLTMPEAVLTGHTEKIYSLRFHPLAADVLASSSYDLTVRIWDLKVGAERLRLQGHRDQIFGLAWSPDGQQLATVCKDGRLRIYEPRGSPEPLQEGPGPEGARGARVVWVCDGHYLLVSGFDSRSERQLLLYSAKALAGGPSAVLGLDVAPSTLLPSYDPDTGLVLLTGKGDTRVFLYELLPEAPFFLECNSFTSPDPHKGFILLPKTECDVREVEFARCLRLRQTSLEPVAFRLPRVRKEFFQDDVFPDTAVSWEPALSAEAWLGGANGTPRLLSLQPPGMTPVSQAPREAPARRAPSSVYLEEKSDQQKKEELLSAMVAKLGNREDPLPQDSFEGVDEDEWD
- the CORO7 gene encoding coronin-7 isoform X1; this translates as MNRFKVSKFRHTEARQPRREAWIGDIRAGAAPSCGNHIKASCSLIAFNSDHPGVLGIVPLESQGEDKRQVTHLGCHSDLVTDLDFSPFDDFLLATASADRTVKLWRLPLSGQALPSGPGLLLGPEDAQVEVLQFHPTADGVLLSAAGRIAKVWDATKQQPLTELATHGDLVQGAAWSRDGALLGTTCKDKQLRIFDPRAKPEAAQSTPAHENSRDGRLVWTGTQEYLVSTGFNQMREREVKLWDTRLFSAALTSLTLDTSPRVWRTWCHTSYCPGPPTQADSLDPQVPVCSCRRPGEKLWGLIPLGEDRKLRRLLSHPPAPACLSPLGPCQQLGPYWTSWPAEPTDPTRRSLVPLLDPDSGLLVLAGKGENQLYCYEAAPQQPALSPVTQCLLESALRGAALVPRRALAVMGCEVLRVLQLSDTAIVPISYHVPRKTVEFHEDLFPDTAGCVPASDPHAWWAGSDQQVQRVSLHPARRAHPSFTSCLAPPAELTPATAQPAGTPVGDADPSEGFSSTPSSLTSPSTPSSLGPSLTSTSGIGTSPSQRSLQSLLGPSSKFRHAQGSVLHRDSHITNLKGLNLTTPGESDGFCANQLRVAVPLLSSGGQVAVLELRKPGRLPDTALPTLQNGVAVTDLAWDPFDPHRLAVAGEDARIRLWRVPPDGLQEVLTMPEAVLTGHTEKIYSLRFHPLAADVLASSSYDLTVRIWDLKVGAERLRLQGHRDQIFGLAWSPDGQQLATVCKDGRLRIYEPRGSPEPLQEGPGPEGARGARVVWVCDGHYLLVSGFDSRSERQLLLYSAKALAGGPSAVLGLDVAPSTLLPSYDPDTGLVLLTGKGDTRVFLYELLPEAPFFLECNSFTSPDPHKGFILLPKTECDVREVEFARCLRLRQTSLEPVAFRLPRVRKEFFQDDVFPDTAVSWEPALSAEAWLGGANGTPRLLSLQPPGMTPVSQAPREAPARRAPSSVYLEEKSDQQKKEELLSAMVAKLGNREDPLPQDSFEGVDEDEWD